A portion of the Halobacillus ihumii genome contains these proteins:
- a CDS encoding aminotransferase class I/II-fold pyridoxal phosphate-dependent enzyme — MVLKASTHHEESHSSMDHTAAPLYEALCSYEKSQRTSLHVPGHKDGRVFDEEALGRFANILKIDATESVGIDGLHHPTNFIADAQALAADAFGADHTFFLIGGSTVGNIGAALTLCSPGDQIIVQRNMHKSVFHGLMVAGAHPIFIAPSIEPTTKVAKVSDLSYIEKALKDHPDAKGVWITNPNYYGMSQDISSLAKACHQAGVPLVVDEAHGPHFGQAAELPPSALSQGADLVVQSTHKMLTAMTMASMLHVKEDLVSRERLGQVLGMIQSTSPSYPLLASLDLARRFLVIKGRSQIKKTVERLEKRRRSLDLELQALTIWGGSQAVNHRDPLKWIISSKDQTISGFQLLDEFYDLDCTAEICDPRNVGFLFSIDERDEDIEVVVAKIKEMDKKLQARKAGIPADKSDMVLFEKEGTLQKPALSLHEAFHKPRKRAGLQEAVGCICGEMVLPYPPGIPLLTPGEKITADHVSTIRRLKDMGAYFQSPSDDSMRTLYVLC, encoded by the coding sequence ATGGTGTTAAAAGCTTCAACACATCATGAAGAATCACATTCATCAATGGATCATACAGCGGCTCCGCTTTATGAGGCGCTTTGCTCGTATGAAAAGAGTCAACGAACGTCTTTACACGTTCCAGGCCATAAAGATGGGCGTGTATTTGACGAAGAAGCTCTAGGTCGGTTTGCGAACATATTAAAAATTGATGCGACGGAATCAGTAGGGATTGATGGGCTGCATCATCCCACTAATTTCATCGCAGATGCCCAAGCGCTGGCTGCTGATGCCTTTGGAGCTGATCATACATTTTTTCTGATTGGCGGGAGTACAGTTGGAAATATCGGGGCTGCCTTAACTTTATGCAGTCCAGGTGATCAAATTATCGTTCAGCGCAATATGCATAAATCTGTTTTCCACGGGCTGATGGTTGCCGGGGCACATCCTATTTTTATTGCTCCGTCCATTGAACCAACCACTAAAGTGGCCAAGGTTTCTGATCTTTCGTATATCGAAAAGGCATTGAAAGATCATCCTGATGCGAAGGGAGTATGGATTACCAACCCGAATTATTACGGCATGAGTCAGGACATTTCCTCATTAGCTAAAGCTTGCCATCAGGCAGGGGTGCCTCTTGTCGTAGATGAAGCACATGGCCCCCATTTTGGGCAGGCGGCAGAGCTCCCGCCTTCAGCGCTTTCGCAAGGAGCAGATCTTGTTGTGCAGTCCACTCATAAAATGTTAACAGCGATGACGATGGCTTCCATGCTTCATGTGAAAGAGGATCTTGTGTCTCGTGAGCGGCTGGGGCAGGTGCTCGGAATGATTCAATCGACAAGTCCTTCCTACCCGCTGCTAGCTTCCCTTGATTTAGCGAGACGGTTTTTAGTCATAAAAGGACGTTCACAAATTAAAAAAACAGTGGAGCGTCTGGAAAAAAGAAGACGGTCGCTTGATTTGGAATTGCAGGCGCTTACTATCTGGGGCGGGAGTCAGGCGGTTAATCACAGGGATCCATTGAAATGGATTATATCAAGTAAGGATCAGACGATTTCCGGATTTCAATTGCTCGATGAATTTTATGATCTAGACTGTACCGCAGAGATTTGTGATCCCAGAAATGTCGGATTTTTATTTTCAATCGATGAACGTGATGAAGATATCGAGGTCGTGGTCGCTAAGATTAAAGAGATGGATAAGAAGCTGCAAGCTAGGAAGGCTGGCATCCCAGCTGATAAATCTGATATGGTCCTTTTTGAAAAAGAAGGGACACTACAAAAGCCGGCTTTATCGTTGCATGAAGCCTTTCACAAACCACGAAAGCGAGCTGGCTTACAGGAAGCTGTTGGATGTATATGTGGCGAAATGGTTCTTCCTTATCCACCAGGCATCCCTCTGCTGACACCTGGCGAAAAAATCACCGCCGACCATGTTAGTACAATTCGTCGATTAAAGGATATGGGAGCATATTTCCAAAGCCCCTCTGATGATAGTATGAGAACTTTATATGTACTCTGCTAG
- a CDS encoding aspartate aminotransferase family protein, giving the protein MTDQLYTAKQSELEELDKRHYLHPTTIPKAHAEQGPKLTFSEGEGIYVRDLNGETYIDGLSMLWNVNLGHGQQELAEVAKEQMTKLAFSSSFAGYSNEPAVRLAEKLAALAPGDLNSVFYTSGGSESNDTAFKLSRFYWSLKGKPEKKKIISIKNGYHGVTIAAQTATAIPLFHDFAGSNISDVFHANPHLVNCERGDKSDPHYEGSIRHIVEKEGADTIAAVILEPVQGSGGVHVPPEGYLEAVRELCNEYGILMIADEVICGFGRTGKMFGVQNWGVVPDLMSVAKGISSGYSQLGAVLIKETIRDVLVQYDQVLAHGFTYSGHPTACAVAMKNIEIIERDQIVANTKNMEFELQAGFEFLKDKHPTVTKTRAAGLLAGIELYADRDRGLPFHPSVLPSAEVVEECFSRKLILRALSSNVGRNIVAIAPPLIINKQQIEDIITILDDSISVFEKKFC; this is encoded by the coding sequence ATGACAGATCAATTATATACAGCAAAACAGTCAGAGTTAGAAGAGTTAGATAAACGGCATTACCTGCATCCGACTACGATTCCAAAAGCTCATGCCGAGCAAGGTCCGAAACTCACTTTTTCAGAGGGCGAAGGCATTTACGTACGGGATTTAAATGGTGAAACCTATATTGACGGGCTTTCCATGTTGTGGAATGTCAACCTGGGTCACGGACAGCAAGAGCTTGCCGAAGTGGCGAAAGAACAAATGACGAAACTGGCTTTCAGTTCGTCCTTTGCCGGTTATTCCAATGAACCGGCTGTCAGACTGGCTGAGAAATTAGCAGCACTTGCACCAGGTGATCTGAATTCGGTTTTCTACACGTCGGGTGGTTCGGAATCGAATGATACGGCCTTTAAATTATCTCGTTTCTACTGGTCCTTGAAAGGTAAACCTGAGAAAAAGAAAATCATCAGTATTAAGAACGGCTATCATGGAGTTACGATTGCCGCGCAGACCGCGACGGCGATCCCGCTCTTCCATGATTTCGCAGGATCAAACATTTCAGATGTATTCCACGCCAACCCGCATCTTGTCAATTGTGAACGAGGCGATAAAAGTGATCCTCATTATGAGGGCTCTATCCGGCATATTGTGGAAAAGGAGGGGGCTGACACAATCGCTGCCGTCATTCTGGAACCTGTTCAGGGGTCTGGTGGTGTTCACGTTCCTCCGGAAGGATATTTGGAAGCGGTACGAGAATTATGTAATGAATACGGAATTTTAATGATCGCGGATGAAGTGATTTGTGGATTCGGACGAACGGGTAAAATGTTCGGCGTGCAGAACTGGGGTGTTGTGCCTGATTTAATGAGTGTAGCCAAAGGGATTTCAAGCGGCTACTCCCAGCTGGGGGCTGTGTTGATTAAAGAAACTATTCGGGATGTGCTCGTCCAGTATGATCAAGTGCTGGCTCATGGTTTTACTTACAGCGGTCATCCAACAGCGTGTGCCGTGGCTATGAAAAACATTGAAATTATCGAGCGGGACCAAATTGTAGCCAACACGAAGAACATGGAGTTTGAACTTCAGGCTGGATTTGAATTTTTGAAGGATAAACATCCTACCGTCACCAAAACAAGAGCAGCGGGATTGTTAGCAGGAATTGAACTGTACGCCGATCGCGACCGCGGCCTGCCATTCCATCCATCGGTTCTTCCATCGGCAGAAGTGGTAGAAGAATGCTTCTCACGCAAATTAATCTTGCGAGCCCTTTCGTCAAATGTGGGAAGGAATATCGTCGCCATCGCACCGCCGTTGATCATTAATAAACAACAAATCGAAGATATTATCACGATTTTAGACGATTCGATCTCCGTATTTGAAAAAAAGTTTTGTTAA
- a CDS encoding C45 family autoproteolytic acyltransferase/hydolase: MRKLVLQGTPKEIGRQHGSQGKAEVLKSLQTYEKLFHGYKGISWEEAKTLAREHLPAIERYDRELIEEMEGVAEGAGVEFDDILTLNARSEIALANYKGANFSDGCTAIAVTAPLTTETIIGQNWDWKPDQKQSLLLLEIHNQPNPVITMVTEGGIIGKIGFNSAGIGLCFNALLTDKKSNEIPIHLGLRGVLNSSSLHEAISKIKGGQIAAAASLIIGIDEGNGKGMALNVEVSPLGIDMVGGDEGKLVHTNHLVSPILKQKLTDTSEFVFDDSMIRKKRAEQLINSRIARQQPIDEAVFREWFSDSFNAPNSIDHFENIRAPEHRRMETIFSIIMNLSQRKVWLCEGHPSENKFEEIQ, encoded by the coding sequence ATGAGGAAGCTGGTACTCCAAGGTACGCCAAAAGAAATAGGCAGGCAGCATGGAAGTCAGGGAAAAGCGGAAGTGCTGAAAAGTTTGCAAACCTACGAAAAACTCTTTCACGGATATAAAGGCATCAGCTGGGAGGAGGCTAAGACACTTGCTCGTGAGCATTTGCCGGCAATTGAACGATATGACCGGGAGCTGATCGAAGAAATGGAAGGTGTCGCTGAAGGTGCGGGGGTAGAATTCGATGATATTCTCACTCTGAACGCCCGCAGTGAAATTGCTTTAGCCAATTATAAAGGGGCCAACTTCTCCGATGGCTGCACCGCCATTGCAGTAACGGCTCCACTCACCACAGAGACGATAATTGGGCAGAATTGGGATTGGAAACCCGACCAAAAACAAAGTCTTCTGCTGCTCGAAATCCATAACCAGCCAAATCCGGTCATAACAATGGTAACGGAAGGCGGCATTATTGGAAAAATCGGCTTTAATTCTGCCGGGATCGGGCTTTGCTTTAATGCCCTGCTGACAGATAAAAAATCGAATGAAATCCCGATCCATCTCGGATTGCGGGGGGTGTTAAATTCAAGTTCTCTCCATGAAGCCATCTCGAAAATTAAAGGCGGCCAAATTGCTGCCGCTGCCAGTTTAATTATCGGAATCGATGAAGGAAATGGGAAAGGGATGGCACTGAATGTGGAAGTCTCTCCACTTGGCATTGATATGGTGGGAGGGGATGAAGGGAAATTGGTTCACACCAATCACTTAGTCTCCCCCATTCTGAAACAGAAGCTTACAGACACAAGTGAATTTGTCTTCGATGATTCGATGATCCGCAAGAAAAGGGCAGAACAGTTGATCAATTCCAGAATTGCCAGGCAGCAGCCTATCGACGAAGCGGTATTCAGGGAATGGTTCTCCGATTCCTTTAATGCGCCGAATTCTATCGACCATTTTGAAAATATCCGCGCCCCGGAACATCGTCGCATGGAAACTATATTCTCTATCATTATGAATCTATCACAGCGTAAGGTTTGGCTTTGCGAAGGTCATCCTTCAGAGAACAAGTTCGAGGAAATTCAGTAA
- a CDS encoding GNAT family N-acetyltransferase, whose amino-acid sequence MDHTHQKHSDKQIIIRNTELADLDDVAALSQQSFGSEVAFTQEHFTSQITLFPQGQILAEVEGRIVGTSSCLIVNFDDYKGRHSYEEISDHGYIRNHNPNGVNLYGVEVCVHPDYRQLKLGRRLYEARKKLCQDLNLKSIVIGGRIPHYHKYAVQMSVEEYADQVIQGNIYDPVMTFQLKNGFVLNEIIPGYLQGDEESLEYATSMEWHNEDYKPRG is encoded by the coding sequence ATGGACCATACTCATCAAAAGCATTCTGATAAACAGATCATTATCCGCAACACCGAACTTGCGGATCTGGATGACGTAGCAGCTTTATCTCAACAAAGCTTTGGTTCAGAGGTAGCCTTTACCCAGGAACACTTTACCAGCCAAATTACGCTTTTTCCACAGGGACAAATACTAGCAGAAGTCGAGGGTCGAATCGTTGGAACGTCTTCATGCCTGATTGTTAATTTTGACGATTACAAAGGCAGGCACTCTTATGAGGAAATCTCGGATCACGGTTATATCCGCAACCATAATCCGAATGGGGTTAACCTCTATGGCGTCGAAGTTTGTGTCCACCCTGATTATCGGCAGTTGAAACTGGGGCGGCGCCTATATGAAGCTAGAAAAAAGCTTTGTCAGGATTTGAATTTAAAAAGTATCGTGATTGGCGGCCGGATTCCTCATTACCACAAATACGCTGTTCAAATGTCTGTAGAGGAATACGCGGATCAGGTCATTCAGGGGAATATCTATGACCCTGTCATGACCTTTCAATTAAAAAACGGTTTTGTGCTCAATGAGATTATTCCCGGATACTTACAAGGAGATGAAGAATCTTTAGAATATGCGACTTCGATGGAATGGCATAACGAAGACTATAAGCCTCGGGGATGA
- a CDS encoding peroxiredoxin family protein has translation MSVFKLGEKVPNFTLTAVSGEDYTFEDYRQANEGNWHLLIYFRGSWCPACMEELKEFEESKSHFEDKKVKLTTISTDNLESLKKMVDKHEFTFPVLSDSDLTVLAQYDVYYHGTEDPYEDHGTHGEPAYFLTDENGNLLYQQRQTSPFGRPHPKEIGKIIKYISENFK, from the coding sequence ATGAGCGTGTTTAAATTAGGAGAGAAAGTCCCTAACTTTACGTTGACGGCTGTGTCAGGCGAGGACTATACCTTTGAAGACTATCGCCAGGCTAATGAAGGAAACTGGCATTTACTTATCTACTTCAGAGGATCGTGGTGCCCTGCTTGTATGGAAGAATTAAAAGAATTTGAAGAAAGCAAAAGCCACTTTGAAGATAAAAAAGTAAAATTAACCACGATTTCCACAGATAATCTTGAGAGTCTGAAAAAGATGGTCGATAAGCATGAGTTTACGTTTCCCGTATTATCGGATAGCGATCTGACAGTATTAGCCCAATATGATGTCTACTATCACGGTACTGAAGATCCATATGAAGACCATGGCACACATGGTGAACCGGCATACTTTTTAACAGATGAAAATGGAAATCTCCTTTACCAGCAGCGGCAGACAAGTCCATTCGGCCGCCCACACCCGAAGGAGATTGGGAAAATCATCAAGTATATTAGTGAAAACTTCAAGTAA
- a CDS encoding TatD family hydrolase, with amino-acid sequence MTQRIIDAHVHLDMYSDEAREQILKELETFHIDHLISVSNHAPSARANLKLAHQDQRIKPAIGFHPEQKLPDEEELQQLFSLIERHKKDIAAVGEVGLPYYLRKDNPSLKLQPYVDLLERFIKLAVKLNKPVILHAIYEDADLACDLLEKYAFHKAHFHWFKGSSATIQRMIHNQYFISVTPDCLYESEIQQLIEQYPLRLMMVETDGPWPFEGIFKDELTHPKMIHKSMVTISKVKRIALDEVYHQLYQNTIRFFGN; translated from the coding sequence ATGACGCAGCGGATCATTGATGCCCATGTTCATCTCGATATGTATAGTGATGAAGCGCGAGAGCAAATTTTGAAAGAGCTGGAAACATTTCATATCGATCATTTAATTTCAGTTTCTAACCATGCACCATCGGCTCGGGCGAATTTGAAGTTGGCTCATCAGGATCAACGAATTAAACCAGCCATCGGTTTCCACCCGGAGCAGAAGCTGCCTGACGAAGAAGAACTGCAGCAGCTATTCTCACTCATTGAACGACACAAAAAAGATATCGCAGCGGTTGGAGAGGTCGGCCTCCCTTACTATTTACGAAAAGACAATCCTTCACTAAAACTGCAGCCTTATGTAGACCTGCTTGAACGATTCATCAAGTTAGCCGTTAAGCTTAACAAACCTGTCATCCTTCATGCTATTTATGAGGATGCTGATCTCGCTTGTGATCTACTAGAAAAATATGCGTTCCATAAAGCTCACTTCCACTGGTTTAAAGGATCGTCTGCAACGATCCAGCGAATGATACACAATCAGTATTTTATTTCTGTCACTCCTGACTGTTTGTATGAATCCGAAATCCAACAGCTTATCGAGCAGTATCCGCTAAGATTGATGATGGTCGAGACTGATGGACCCTGGCCTTTTGAAGGAATTTTCAAAGATGAGTTGACTCATCCGAAAATGATTCATAAATCAATGGTTACTATAAGTAAGGTGAAAAGGATAGCATTAGATGAGGTTTACCACCAGCTCTATCAAAACACGATCCGATTTTTTGGAAATTAA
- a CDS encoding ABC transporter ATP-binding protein, protein MTKLSIERLSKSFGSTPIIDNLSFHVDDAEFVSILGPSGSGKSTLFHLIGGLYPPEKGDIYLDEQRITGRRGSISYMPQSPSLLPWRTILDNVLLGAEVAGKRDKETARGMLDKAGLGGYEAAYPSQLSGGMKQRASFIRSLLSPQSLICLDEPFSALDEFTRLEMQKWLLSIWEHYKRSILFVTHNIEEALFLSDRIIVLSSKPAHVQREFTIPFTRPREESLMLTQEFLEWKKTIYNELREFS, encoded by the coding sequence ATGACTAAGTTATCGATTGAGCGATTATCCAAATCATTTGGTTCCACTCCCATTATTGACAACCTCTCTTTCCACGTTGATGATGCTGAATTTGTTTCCATACTTGGACCTTCAGGAAGTGGGAAAAGTACGCTCTTTCATTTAATTGGAGGTCTCTATCCGCCCGAAAAAGGTGATATTTATCTTGATGAACAACGAATTACAGGAAGAAGAGGATCCATCAGCTATATGCCGCAAAGCCCCTCCCTTCTGCCGTGGCGTACGATCCTTGATAACGTGCTGTTAGGGGCTGAAGTTGCAGGGAAGCGGGACAAGGAAACAGCCAGGGGGATGTTGGATAAAGCCGGACTTGGAGGATATGAAGCTGCCTATCCAAGCCAGCTGTCAGGCGGTATGAAACAACGCGCCTCTTTTATAAGAAGTTTGCTCAGCCCACAATCGCTCATTTGTTTGGATGAACCCTTTTCTGCTCTCGATGAATTTACCAGACTGGAAATGCAAAAATGGCTGCTGTCAATTTGGGAACACTATAAACGCTCGATTTTATTTGTAACCCACAATATCGAGGAAGCTCTGTTTTTATCAGACCGAATAATCGTATTATCAAGTAAACCTGCACATGTACAAAGAGAGTTTACGATTCCTTTCACACGACCAAGGGAAGAATCATTAATGCTCACTCAAGAATTCTTAGAATGGAAAAAAACAATCTACAATGAATTGAGGGAATTCTCATGA
- a CDS encoding ABC transporter permease has protein sequence MNKLIHKGWRPGLVLILLLILWEAGSHLFEVPDWLLPAPSLIWQEVIKGWPQYSHHLFSTIQLSLLGFVIGSSFGMFVAIILHMIPSLRKAFYPLIILSQNIPIIVLAPLLVIWFGFGWLPKVIVIVLVCFFPIAIATMDGLRQTNQELIHYMKMAGASNGQIFRKLQWPHAIPSMFSGLKISATYSVMGAVISEWLGANEGIGVYMTLASSSFRTDRVFVAIFFIMMLSLLFFGVISQAEKALTKWQSKGGGQQHD, from the coding sequence ATGAACAAGCTGATTCATAAAGGATGGAGACCAGGATTGGTCCTCATCCTTTTGCTAATCCTATGGGAGGCGGGCAGTCACCTATTTGAGGTGCCCGACTGGCTGCTGCCTGCTCCCTCTTTGATTTGGCAGGAAGTCATCAAAGGCTGGCCCCAGTACTCTCATCATCTGTTTTCGACAATTCAATTGTCATTGCTGGGATTTGTCATTGGATCAAGCTTCGGAATGTTTGTAGCCATCATCCTGCACATGATTCCGAGTTTACGGAAAGCCTTTTATCCGTTGATCATTTTGTCGCAAAACATTCCGATCATCGTGCTCGCGCCGCTGCTCGTTATTTGGTTCGGATTTGGCTGGCTTCCGAAAGTCATCGTGATCGTACTCGTTTGCTTTTTTCCTATTGCCATTGCAACGATGGATGGTCTAAGGCAAACCAATCAGGAGCTCATCCACTACATGAAAATGGCTGGCGCCTCAAACGGGCAGATTTTCCGTAAATTACAATGGCCTCATGCCATCCCTTCCATGTTCTCCGGGTTAAAAATTTCAGCAACTTATAGTGTGATGGGAGCCGTTATTTCCGAGTGGCTGGGAGCGAATGAGGGAATCGGAGTATACATGACATTGGCATCTTCTTCCTTTCGTACAGACCGTGTATTTGTAGCCATTTTCTTCATTATGATGTTAAGTTTGCTATTCTTTGGAGTAATTTCACAGGCAGAGAAAGCCCTTACGAAGTGGCAGTCAAAAGGCGGTGGTCAACAGCATGACTAA
- a CDS encoding thiamine-binding protein, which produces MANSLVSIQILPKTKDGEDVIPYVDHAISIIDASGLNYEVHPLETTIEGNLSEILPLIEKMNNSMVEKGAHNVISQIKVLYQPDGASMDSLTEKYR; this is translated from the coding sequence ATGGCTAATTCACTTGTAAGTATTCAGATCCTGCCGAAAACGAAAGACGGAGAAGACGTCATCCCCTATGTTGATCACGCTATTTCGATCATCGATGCATCCGGATTGAACTATGAGGTTCACCCTCTCGAAACAACAATTGAAGGCAACCTGTCAGAAATTTTACCTTTGATTGAAAAGATGAATAACTCCATGGTGGAGAAAGGTGCCCATAACGTCATCTCTCAAATCAAAGTGCTTTACCAGCCAGACGGAGCGTCCATGGATTCTCTGACGGAGAAGTATCGTTAA
- a CDS encoding ABC transporter substrate-binding protein, whose protein sequence is MKKLLLLFSTFLVLAACSSGEENNTASNTGEKQEVKLVLDWTPNTNHTGLYVAQAEGYFAEQGLNVEIMLPGEAGADQLVASGKADFGISAQETLTEARIQGVPVVSIGAIIQHNTSGFASPKNKGITSPEDFEGKTYGGWGAPVEKAVLSSLMEKDNADVEKVNIINMGNTDFFTAVKRDVDFAWIYYGWTGIEAELRGQELNMMYLTDYSKKLDYYTPVLTTSEKMMNENPETVEAFMAAVSKGYQFAIDHPDKAADILIEAVPNLDPELVRASQEWLSPKYQADAERWGQQDIKVWKNYAEWMYNHDLLDKKLKAKEAFTNEFLPKK, encoded by the coding sequence ATGAAAAAGCTTTTATTACTTTTTAGTACATTCCTTGTATTAGCCGCTTGTTCAAGTGGTGAAGAAAATAACACGGCCTCTAACACAGGTGAAAAACAGGAAGTAAAACTTGTACTAGATTGGACGCCCAACACGAACCATACTGGACTTTATGTGGCTCAAGCTGAGGGATACTTTGCAGAACAAGGCTTAAATGTTGAAATCATGCTGCCCGGAGAAGCTGGGGCAGACCAGCTCGTTGCCTCAGGTAAAGCAGACTTCGGGATTAGTGCACAGGAAACGTTAACTGAAGCCCGCATTCAGGGCGTCCCGGTTGTGTCAATTGGAGCTATCATCCAGCACAACACTTCAGGGTTCGCTTCACCTAAGAATAAAGGCATCACCTCACCTGAGGATTTCGAAGGGAAAACATACGGCGGCTGGGGCGCTCCCGTTGAAAAGGCAGTACTCTCTTCATTAATGGAAAAGGATAATGCCGACGTTGAAAAAGTGAACATCATTAATATGGGGAATACTGATTTCTTCACAGCTGTTAAACGAGACGTGGACTTCGCCTGGATTTACTATGGCTGGACAGGTATTGAAGCTGAGCTTCGCGGTCAAGAATTGAACATGATGTACTTAACAGATTACTCTAAAAAACTAGATTACTATACTCCCGTATTAACGACGAGTGAAAAGATGATGAACGAAAATCCTGAGACTGTTGAAGCCTTTATGGCTGCTGTATCAAAAGGATATCAGTTTGCAATTGATCACCCAGACAAGGCAGCCGACATTTTAATCGAAGCTGTTCCTAACCTCGACCCCGAACTCGTTCGTGCCAGCCAAGAATGGTTGTCTCCTAAATATCAGGCGGATGCAGAACGCTGGGGGCAGCAGGATATAAAGGTTTGGAAGAACTATGCGGAATGGATGTACAACCATGATTTACTTGATAAGAAGTTAAAGGCTAAAGAAGCTTTCACCAATGAGTTTTTACCGAAAAAATAA
- a CDS encoding CsbD family protein: MSKGKGYSDKVKGAVSKAKGEVKDQVGNASDNKRMQNEGKKDKLKGNAQNATGNRKKSER, translated from the coding sequence ATGAGTAAAGGAAAAGGATATTCAGATAAAGTTAAAGGAGCCGTCAGCAAGGCAAAAGGTGAAGTAAAGGATCAAGTTGGAAATGCTTCAGATAACAAGAGAATGCAAAATGAAGGGAAGAAGGATAAGTTGAAAGGAAACGCTCAGAACGCAACGGGTAATCGTAAGAAAAGCGAACGATAG
- a CDS encoding general stress protein encodes MTTPKFKVFHDDDQLSASIDKLRNNGIRDEDIFILDHDNDHDRRNRKETDANKMGVKVTGVGTALKNVFRGKGDKLRSKMKEIGFDASKAEQLEEELDKGKTLLVVTNQDEVEF; translated from the coding sequence TTGACTACACCAAAATTTAAAGTATTTCACGACGATGATCAGTTGAGCGCATCCATTGATAAACTTAGAAATAATGGAATCAGAGATGAAGACATCTTTATTCTGGATCATGATAATGATCATGACAGGCGAAATAGAAAAGAAACAGATGCCAATAAGATGGGTGTGAAAGTTACGGGTGTTGGGACAGCCCTTAAAAACGTGTTCCGGGGTAAAGGTGATAAATTAAGATCTAAGATGAAAGAAATTGGATTTGATGCTTCCAAGGCTGAACAATTGGAAGAGGAATTAGATAAAGGCAAAACATTATTAGTTGTGACAAATCAGGATGAAGTTGAGTTTTAA
- the gvpA gene encoding gas vesicle structural protein GvpA, with the protein MSIQKSADSSSLAEVIDRILDKGIVIDAYARVSLVGIEILTVEARVVIASVDTWLRYANAVGLLRDEAQEEGMMEPQGERDTQFSF; encoded by the coding sequence ATGAGTATCCAAAAAAGTGCAGACAGTTCAAGTCTTGCGGAAGTCATTGACAGAATTCTCGACAAAGGAATTGTGATTGATGCCTATGCGAGAGTTTCCCTGGTAGGTATTGAAATTCTCACTGTTGAGGCAAGGGTCGTGATCGCGAGTGTAGATACATGGTTACGATATGCCAACGCTGTTGGTTTACTGCGTGATGAGGCGCAAGAGGAAGGCATGATGGAACCACAGGGCGAACGTGATACTCAATTCAGTTTCTAA
- the gvpT gene encoding YtxH domain-containing protein, with the protein MASQEKSESGQHDEKQQETQNKNSQDQQEQSAESANSMNLALVGGVVGASMGLLASPETGKKVAGRIGQSEVLKGAGRELRRTAQEIITEQAMITLRQTAAGYWGKYEGKLLGQGQEKEESEEDKTSSEDTNEQDYSEQYKELKEENKHLNENLERIEEKLNALLEAKK; encoded by the coding sequence ATGGCGAGTCAAGAAAAAAGCGAATCTGGTCAACATGATGAGAAGCAGCAAGAAACCCAAAATAAAAACTCACAAGATCAGCAGGAGCAATCTGCTGAGTCTGCAAACTCTATGAATCTGGCGTTGGTTGGCGGAGTTGTCGGAGCCAGCATGGGGCTATTGGCAAGTCCCGAAACAGGCAAAAAAGTAGCAGGTCGCATTGGGCAATCTGAGGTGCTCAAAGGTGCTGGCAGGGAACTTCGAAGAACCGCACAGGAAATCATAACCGAGCAGGCTATGATCACCTTAAGGCAGACAGCTGCAGGATACTGGGGTAAATATGAAGGGAAACTGCTCGGTCAAGGCCAGGAAAAAGAGGAATCAGAAGAAGACAAAACGTCAAGCGAAGACACAAATGAACAGGACTATTCAGAACAATACAAGGAATTGAAAGAGGAAAATAAACACCTAAATGAAAATCTCGAACGGATTGAAGAAAAATTAAATGCATTGCTTGAAGCCAAGAAGTAA